The following proteins are co-located in the Nitrospira sp. genome:
- the thrH gene encoding bifunctional phosphoserine phosphatase/homoserine phosphotransferase ThrH, protein MQKPVIACLDLEGVLVPEIWINVALKTGIEELKITTREMPDYDKLMKRRLAILDEHKLTIADIQDVIGKMGPLEGAPEFVTWLRERCQVIILSDTFYQFALPLMRQLGYPTLFCNQLEINGSGNILAHHMRMPNQKKHSVAAFKSLNFFTMAAGDAYNDTAMLGEADAGFFFRPPDHLPKEFPQFPVTQTYQELQERFAKAGNLK, encoded by the coding sequence ATGCAGAAGCCTGTCATTGCCTGTTTGGACCTGGAAGGCGTGCTCGTGCCGGAAATCTGGATCAACGTCGCGCTGAAGACCGGCATCGAAGAACTGAAAATCACCACGCGTGAAATGCCGGACTACGACAAGCTGATGAAGCGCCGGCTGGCCATTCTTGACGAGCACAAGCTGACCATTGCCGACATCCAGGACGTCATCGGAAAGATGGGCCCGCTGGAAGGCGCGCCGGAGTTCGTCACCTGGCTGCGCGAGCGCTGCCAGGTCATCATTCTCTCCGACACCTTCTATCAATTCGCCCTGCCGCTCATGCGCCAGCTGGGCTATCCCACCTTGTTCTGCAATCAGCTCGAAATCAACGGCAGCGGGAACATTCTCGCCCACCATATGCGGATGCCGAATCAGAAGAAACATTCCGTCGCCGCCTTCAAGAGCCTGAACTTCTTCACCATGGCCGCGGGCGACGCGTACAACGACACCGCCATGCTCGGCGAAGCCGACGCCGGCTTCTTCTTCAGACCGCCCGATCATCTGCCCAAAGAATTCCCGCAATTCCCGGTGACACAGACCTACCAGGAGCTTCAGGAGCGGTTTGCCAAGGCGGGGAATCTAAAGTAG
- a CDS encoding type II toxin-antitoxin system VapC family toxin — MKLLLDTHVFLWSVLDPDQLATEIRAELESPAHELWLSPITLWEVHLLAEKGRILLKPDAPRWIQHVLESIPFHEAAVTHAVALMSRHIDLAHQDPADRFLAATAAIYELTLVTADERLLHSHQFKTLAAR, encoded by the coding sequence ATGAAGTTATTGCTCGATACCCATGTGTTTCTGTGGAGTGTTCTTGACCCCGATCAACTTGCCACGGAGATTCGAGCCGAATTAGAAAGCCCGGCTCATGAGTTGTGGCTCTCGCCCATCACGTTGTGGGAAGTGCATCTCTTGGCGGAGAAGGGGCGCATCCTTCTCAAGCCGGATGCGCCACGATGGATTCAACATGTCCTCGAATCCATCCCGTTTCATGAGGCTGCTGTCACGCATGCCGTGGCTTTGATGAGTCGGCACATCGATCTGGCTCACCAAGATCCCGCCGATCGGTTTCTTGCGGCGACGGCCGCAATCTATGAGCTGACGCTTGTCACGGCGGATGAACGCCTCTTGCACTCGCATCAGTTCAAGACTCTGGCTGCGCGGTAA
- a CDS encoding YkgJ family cysteine cluster protein, whose translation MTEQYDIALNTPAGRLTSTVEVPTGFVPVSAIVPLMRRLGEEAQGLEEQQLIAAGSTISCKKGCAACCRMLVPVSAPEAFALRAYVHTLPDEERARLTQRLAITRTALLAQGLWNDLLAMGESANPPDDAALEPVNRAYYALKLPCPFLEQEVCSIYEQRPAACRELLVTSPAEWCQDLVANAVQPIPVPVRIGPALSLLWGELTGTPPRLIPLATALDWAERHHEENQPRWQGTQLLDRALDKVWRFLSQAFQQGQEARGERQGADGK comes from the coding sequence ATGACCGAACAATACGACATTGCCCTGAACACACCAGCCGGACGGCTCACCAGCACCGTCGAGGTCCCGACCGGCTTCGTGCCGGTTTCGGCCATTGTGCCGTTGATGCGCCGGTTGGGAGAAGAAGCGCAGGGGCTGGAAGAACAGCAGCTCATCGCGGCCGGGAGCACGATCTCCTGCAAAAAAGGCTGTGCCGCCTGCTGCCGCATGCTCGTGCCCGTCTCGGCTCCGGAAGCCTTTGCCCTCCGCGCCTATGTGCACACCTTGCCGGACGAGGAACGCGCGCGCCTCACACAGCGATTGGCCATCACCAGGACGGCGCTGCTGGCCCAGGGACTCTGGAACGACTTGCTGGCAATGGGAGAATCGGCCAACCCGCCGGATGACGCCGCGCTGGAGCCGGTCAATCGGGCCTACTACGCGCTCAAGCTGCCCTGCCCATTTCTGGAGCAGGAAGTCTGCTCCATCTATGAGCAGCGGCCGGCCGCCTGCCGTGAGCTCCTGGTCACCTCACCGGCCGAATGGTGCCAAGACCTCGTGGCGAATGCGGTTCAACCCATCCCGGTCCCGGTGCGGATCGGGCCGGCCCTGAGCCTGCTATGGGGCGAGTTGACCGGCACGCCGCCACGGCTCATTCCCCTGGCAACGGCATTGGACTGGGCCGAACGCCATCACGAAGAGAATCAGCCCCGCTGGCAGGGCACCCAGCTGCTCGACCGCGCGCTCGACAAAGTCTGGCGGTTTCTGAGCCAGGCCTTTCAACAAGGGCAAGAAGCACGAGGCGAGAGGCAAGGGGCCGATGGCAAATAG
- a CDS encoding ATP-dependent DNA helicase RecQ, whose amino-acid sequence MDHLTRQLKTQFSFAEFRPGQLEVIQAVLARRDALAVMPTGQGKSLCYQLPATLLPGLTLVVSPLIALMQDQVESLKQRQIAAAAFHSGLSEPERDKVMQALHLQRLKLLYVAPERMQHEGFLRILRSCLISLLVVDEAHCISQWGHDFRPDYMKIGRLRRELNQPPCLALTATATTRVQADVCERLALRDPLKLVTGFRRTNLALSVRPCQSMPDKLGALQRLVRACETGTILVYCATRRTVEEVASWLGQSQPSVGYYHAGLSDDERRLVHDDFRRGVLRILVATNAFGMGIDKPDVRLVVHFDIPGSVEAYYQEAGRAGRDGLPAACVVLFHERDLATQEYFIQQAGKDPSSADRAERMRTLLQEMLAYVAVPTCRQLAILDYFSDEEERALGPCGLCDRCATGQPAEPALMADDQACAKAILETVSWCEGRFGVSRLVEILRGSRSKAMASSGAEHCPTYGSCRDRSKVAMTRLVKELIDSGHLAVEGQEYPTLDLSRLGREALKGIGTITVPPSDPAQPVSRASKPSGERPKTMVLLRASPGDAQLYERLRQLRTALAEEEGVAPFVIFHDKTLRTIASHKPLTAAALLEIPGIGDVKVERYGRRVLEIVKGE is encoded by the coding sequence GTGGACCATCTCACTCGACAACTCAAAACACAGTTCAGCTTTGCGGAATTCCGGCCCGGCCAGCTTGAGGTGATTCAAGCGGTGCTGGCCCGGCGCGACGCGCTGGCGGTCATGCCGACCGGCCAGGGGAAATCGCTTTGCTATCAATTGCCCGCCACGCTGCTGCCGGGGTTGACGCTGGTTGTGTCCCCGTTGATTGCTTTGATGCAGGATCAGGTCGAGAGTCTGAAGCAGCGGCAGATCGCCGCCGCCGCCTTTCACTCCGGCCTATCCGAGCCGGAGCGCGACAAGGTAATGCAAGCGTTGCATTTGCAACGGCTGAAGCTCCTGTATGTGGCGCCGGAACGGATGCAGCATGAGGGATTTCTCCGGATCCTGCGCTCCTGCCTCATTTCGCTGCTGGTGGTGGATGAAGCGCACTGCATCTCGCAATGGGGGCACGATTTCAGGCCCGATTACATGAAGATCGGCCGCCTGCGCCGGGAACTCAATCAGCCGCCTTGTCTGGCGCTGACGGCGACGGCCACGACGCGTGTGCAGGCCGATGTATGTGAACGGCTGGCCCTGCGCGATCCGCTGAAGCTGGTGACGGGGTTCCGCCGGACGAATCTGGCCCTGTCCGTCCGCCCCTGCCAATCCATGCCTGACAAGCTGGGCGCGCTGCAGCGGCTGGTCCGCGCCTGTGAAACCGGCACGATCCTGGTCTATTGCGCCACCCGCCGGACGGTGGAGGAAGTGGCGAGCTGGCTGGGGCAGTCGCAGCCCTCGGTCGGCTATTACCATGCGGGCCTGTCCGATGACGAGCGGCGGCTGGTGCATGACGATTTTCGCCGGGGGGTGCTGCGCATTCTGGTGGCGACGAACGCCTTCGGCATGGGTATCGACAAGCCGGATGTGCGCCTCGTGGTCCATTTCGATATTCCCGGCAGTGTGGAAGCCTATTACCAAGAGGCCGGGCGGGCTGGGCGCGACGGATTGCCTGCCGCCTGCGTGGTGCTCTTCCACGAGCGGGATCTGGCGACGCAGGAGTATTTCATTCAGCAGGCGGGGAAAGATCCGTCGAGCGCCGACCGGGCGGAGCGCATGCGGACGTTGTTACAAGAGATGCTCGCCTATGTTGCGGTGCCGACGTGCCGCCAGCTCGCGATTCTGGATTACTTCAGCGATGAGGAAGAGCGGGCGCTGGGTCCCTGCGGTCTGTGCGACCGGTGTGCGACCGGCCAGCCGGCTGAGCCGGCGTTGATGGCGGATGATCAGGCCTGCGCGAAGGCGATTCTGGAGACGGTGTCCTGGTGCGAGGGGCGGTTCGGCGTCAGCCGCCTCGTTGAAATTTTGCGCGGGAGCCGCTCGAAGGCGATGGCCTCCTCTGGCGCCGAGCACTGCCCGACCTATGGCAGTTGCCGCGATCGTTCGAAGGTGGCGATGACGCGTCTGGTCAAAGAGCTGATCGACTCAGGTCATCTGGCCGTCGAAGGGCAGGAGTACCCCACGCTGGATCTCTCCCGTCTTGGGCGTGAGGCCTTGAAGGGAATTGGCACGATCACCGTTCCGCCGTCCGATCCGGCGCAGCCTGTTTCACGGGCGAGCAAGCCGTCCGGCGAACGGCCCAAGACCATGGTCCTGCTCCGCGCCTCTCCCGGCGATGCCCAGCTCTATGAACGATTGCGTCAGTTGCGGACGGCCCTTGCGGAGGAAGAAGGGGTGGCGCCCTTTGTGATTTTCCACGACAAGACGCTGCGCACGATCGCCAGCCATAAGCCGCTGACGGCGGCGGCCTTGCTGGAGATTCCCGGCATCGGCGACGTGAAAGTCGAACGGTACGGCCGCCGGGTGCTGGAGATTGTGAAAGGGGAATAG